In Hippoglossus hippoglossus isolate fHipHip1 chromosome 11, fHipHip1.pri, whole genome shotgun sequence, the sequence TCACAGTCAGTTTGTTGGCAGCCGTCATGGCGGCGGCTTCAGCCGTCGGACTCCTCGTGTCCGTGGTGAGGGCCATCATTCATGGAGGGCGGAGCCTCCTGACTCACTGCCGCTTCCCCGATGCCATCGGCTACTCCAGCATCACCAACGAGTGTCCTTTTGACCCCACGCGTATCTACGTGAGTGCATTAGGTTGTACTACAGTCGCTGAGATCACAGCGGCTTTCTTCTCATCAACTGGCTCTTTGAAGAGCTGACTGGTGTCACATAGATGCAACAGAGCGGTCACATAGGCTCAATCCCTTGtgcgttcatgtgtgtgtgtacataggGTGTGAGAGAAGGAGGCAGTTGAAGTGACTTGTCTTTCTGTCGCTCAGTCAGCCACACTCTGCAGCCCACGGGCTGGTGGCAGAAATGCTGACCTGACCCTGTCGGTCCACTTCAGACTCTGTCGTGCTCCAGTGGTCCTGAGACCAACTGCCAGGTCTGCTCAGCCACACAGCTGTTTCCACACATCAGCACCACTTTGGCATTTTAGCACGACTTGTAATCTACAATTTATATGTTAAGTGACCTATGGCGCAAGAGGTTAATGGCGGTCCCACTGTAGATACAGATAAAATGGTACCATATCTAACTTGATGTTAGTTAAAATTGTCCGTATAGCTGTGTGCAACTACATTAGTGTGTGTTATAAACCCATATGTGttccctctgccaaggaggtaatgGTTTCATCTGATGTGAGGTATAATTAAATTATgaacttttcattttactttgaaaatcaGCACCAAAATAAGACCAAAGTCACAATAAACCAAATTCTTCTGACAGTAAGTCCCAACTCAGAATGAGCACTGTCTCACATTATATCACCTGAAAGTGTCTCAGGCTTCTGGCTCTGATAGTGAATGATAGGTGTgcaaggttgtttttttttgttgcttccTGCATATTTCATCATGGATTCCAAAGAAAGCTCACAACACTACACTCTCTTTGTAGCCTGCTAGAGAGCACGCCGCACAAAAGGCAGCTCTCTTTCTTCGAATTCCCTCGGAGCGCTTTTTACTCTGCTACACTCTGCGCTGCGTATCATTTATTCACCACACTCTCCTGTGCGAACTCAAATTCCCACGGTTCGCTGCCGTGTTTGTTGCAGAGGGCTCTACAGCCATTTGAGAGAAATAACATTCTCTGTCACCTCATTACCCGAGCTGTGTCCTCATCTATGCTGCTGGGAGCCCTTGCCTCAAATTGTTCTCTGTATGGTCCAGCTGGTGGTCGCTGCTAACTCCGCTCCTTCATCCCTCCCCAGAGCACCACTCTGATCCTTTGGTTGCCTCTGATCGTGACTTGTATCACCCAGATGGTGTTTTCTGCCCAGTGCTTGGCCGTCTGCGCCTCCTTCCTGGGCCTGCCCTGCTGCCGGAACAAGAAGAAACCAAAAGACTATGGCAGAGCGGTGAGACCCATTGTGCGGCTGAATCCCGGTGTATATGTTAGTTTTAAATTAGCCTTATTTCAAAACTgtattatattttctgtttttttttttgtgaagatcaATGTGGTGAGGCCGATGGAGGCAGAAGCTGCTCCCTCTCGCTACACAGAATCACCAAGCAGCTCCAGTGAACCTCCATCGCACTATACCGAACCTCCTAGAAGAGGCTATAGCCAACCTCCAAAGCCGAACCCTGCTCCCTCGAGACAGCAGCACAGACCTCCCCCCACTCTTCAGCATCCTCCCCGTCTGTACCAGAGTCTTCCTCCATCGGAGAGGCAGCCCCTTCGCCAGCCGCACAGGGAAAGGTCAGACAGAGAGCGGCCGGAAACGAGGGCTGGCAGCCAGCAAGCGGCACCGGGGCAACACCAGCTGCTGGAGCGGGGCACAATGGAAAGGTCCAGCTTCTGGATTTAGCCACATTTGACAGGTGGGAGCTTCATGAAGAAGAAGGGCTGTGCGTCTATGCACTGCAGCGTCCAATCGCATACACTGTTTTCCTCCTCAAAGCTACAGACTCTGACTGagggtgttttttatttagcaGTGCACCGGACCATCGTGAATCTGATGCATGAAatgtctgcagctcagaggatctttgcactgtgtgtgtgtgtgtgtgcgtgtgcatgcgtgcgtaTGTGTGCTCTTTACGTGTTGTGCTTATGTTGGCCAAATTATTCATAACAGGATAGAAAGAGGAGACAAATCCTCTAAAGTCAGGACAAGGTGCCAATTGTTGCTTTTACGGTGAAGAAATATTTCAACACTTTGGGAATTGACCTTTTCTCTGTCGTTAGGATATAATTAACTTGACCTGAAGTTGAATTATTGCTTTAATGTGAAGATTAATATGGAACATGGAGGCCGGGGAAATGTCCAACACAGAATACACTATGTTTGTGGGCATGCCTTCAACCTTTAAGAAAAGTGTGTATGTTTGGGTGCGTAGAGTTTTCTGCggtcaacaaaaaaacagtttaatgaGAAACTAGCACTGCaagattttgtatttattgcctgagtaaataaagtttttattcaaaaataatgaagctcttctgtttgttttgtaccTGACCTTTTGttagtggggggaaaaaagtcatTCTAATATGTGGCAATGGCAGCAGGTACAGTGACCTGACAGGTATGACTGGTTACGCTCAGACATGCATGGACACCAACTGACAGGATATTGCGAAAAAACCCACGGCATGACAGACGTATGTTCCAGCCTCGAAAAGTGTGCAAATGCATGCTGGCACTTTACAGCTGTCAGCCCAGACAGAAGAAAATGAGGAAGCAGTCCACACGTGCAGCTTtgaaacacatatttatttcGATTTCAGGTCCAACGGAACAAACATGACATCCTCACGTGAGGTTTTCATGCAACCGAAAAAAAGGGAAGGGGGGGAAAGAGGGGTCAGGGAAGGtagaaaggaggagaggggcc encodes:
- the tmem54b gene encoding transmembrane protein 54b isoform X1 — protein: MAAAGLCCSRPEEPKALMKMGLCMVLIGHVNFLLGALVHGVVLRHVSLHKQAGAMEYAISNVVALTSGLVGIIVGILAIVLSKNKKSRGLTWSLFTVSLLAAVMAAASAVGLLVSVVRAIIHGGRSLLTHCRFPDAIGYSSITNECPFDPTRIYSTTLILWLPLIVTCITQMVFSAQCLAVCASFLGLPCCRNKKKPKDYGRAINVVRPMEAEAAPSRYTESPSSSSEPPSHYTEPPRRGYSQPPKPNPAPSRQQHRPPPTLQHPPRLYQSLPPSERQPLRQPHRERSDRERPETRAGSQQAAPGQHQLLERGTMERSSFWI
- the tmem54b gene encoding transmembrane protein 54b isoform X2, which codes for MAAAGLCCSRPEEPKALMKMGLCMVLIGHVNFLLGALVHGVVLRHVSLHKQAGAMEYAISNVVALTSGLVGIIVGILAIVLSKNKKSRGLSTTLILWLPLIVTCITQMVFSAQCLAVCASFLGLPCCRNKKKPKDYGRAINVVRPMEAEAAPSRYTESPSSSSEPPSHYTEPPRRGYSQPPKPNPAPSRQQHRPPPTLQHPPRLYQSLPPSERQPLRQPHRERSDRERPETRAGSQQAAPGQHQLLERGTMERSSFWI